The proteins below are encoded in one region of Candidatus Moraniibacteriota bacterium:
- a CDS encoding ribosome-binding factor A, which yields MASMRIIKVNELLRKLLAEIMEREITLKKGVLMTIAKIDTSPDLRYTRMFVSVFPETESHYVSETLKKELSNIQKHLYTKLHMKPMPKISFEIDTTAQNADVVEKLLKEIF from the coding sequence ATGGCATCAATGCGCATTATTAAGGTAAACGAACTCCTCCGCAAACTTCTCGCAGAAATTATGGAGCGAGAAATTACTCTAAAAAAGGGGGTTCTGATGACAATTGCTAAGATTGACACATCACCAGATCTCAGGTACACTCGTATGTTCGTGAGTGTTTTTCCTGAAACAGAGAGTCATTATGTCTCTGAAACACTCAAGAAAGAGCTTTCTAATATTCAAAAACATCTCTATACAAAGCTTCATATGAAGCCAATGCCGAAAATTTCGTTTGAAATAGACACGACGGCTCAAAATGCAGATGTTGTTGAGAAGCTTTTGAAGGAAATATTTTAG
- a CDS encoding bifunctional oligoribonuclease/PAP phosphatase NrnA: MQNFFSEFHTLKYIIEQSERILLFAHSRPDPDTVGANLALAEYIENCGKHVDIACFDAFPDSLRPLLDGVFFHPDQLDLTNYDAVIASDSVDRGFDKIKHLFSEQQVIVLIDHHPDISLSGDVIIIDPEYSSSSEILYLFLSTEEINITKTIAKMLLTGILFDTGGLQHSNVSPHVVEIVSELVKKGAPLEKITQTIFTKKTIGALKLWGRAFEKARFSRESGMLVTAITREDIKECQASVEDIYQVSSILSAVPDTKFALVLSERDDDTIRASIRSGEGAGVDVSAIAHQFGGGGHKLASGFEIQGKLLTTDTGWIIQ, translated from the coding sequence ATGCAAAACTTCTTCTCTGAATTTCATACCCTTAAATACATCATTGAACAGTCTGAAAGGATTCTTCTTTTTGCTCATAGCAGGCCTGATCCAGATACTGTTGGAGCAAATCTCGCGCTTGCTGAATATATCGAAAATTGTGGAAAACATGTGGATATCGCTTGTTTTGATGCTTTTCCTGATTCATTGAGACCGCTTCTTGACGGTGTATTCTTCCATCCCGATCAACTCGATCTCACAAACTATGATGCTGTTATTGCCTCTGACAGTGTCGATCGTGGATTCGATAAAATAAAACACTTGTTTTCAGAACAACAGGTAATTGTGCTTATCGATCATCATCCTGACATTTCTCTTTCTGGCGACGTCATCATTATTGATCCAGAATATTCCTCATCATCCGAGATTCTTTATCTTTTTTTATCTACTGAAGAGATCAATATAACCAAAACAATAGCAAAAATGCTTCTTACCGGAATACTCTTCGATACAGGAGGATTACAGCATTCTAACGTTTCGCCACATGTAGTAGAAATAGTTTCAGAGCTTGTAAAAAAGGGGGCTCCGCTTGAAAAAATAACTCAAACTATTTTTACAAAAAAAACCATTGGGGCACTTAAACTTTGGGGAAGAGCCTTCGAAAAAGCGCGATTTAGCAGAGAGAGCGGTATGCTTGTCACCGCGATCACTCGAGAAGATATCAAAGAATGTCAGGCATCTGTCGAAGATATTTATCAAGTATCGTCTATTCTCAGCGCTGTACCCGATACCAAGTTTGCTCTTGTTCTCTCAGAAAGAGATGATGATACTATCCGTGCCAGTATTCGTTCTGGGGAAGGGGCTGGGGTCGATGTGTCAGCTATAGCACATCAGTTTGGTGGCGGAGGACACAAACTTGCCAGTGGATTCGAAATACAAGGAAAACTCCTCACAACAGATACTGGATGGATAATACAATAA
- a CDS encoding uracil-DNA glycosylase, which yields MKKKINTKKEKELQSVNDYWKEHCICVLRTGATQAVPGNGNADADILLIGEAPGKKEDIEGVPFIGSAGKFLSEMLASINLNREDIFITNVVKYRPPENRDPSPEEKEACRQWLVDQVKVINPVLIVTLGRHAMENFILDKKISEVHGKTFCITLPDLGTRTFYCLYHPAAALYNGGLREALKKDFKKIPRLLKKFQKKDI from the coding sequence ATGAAAAAGAAAATCAATACAAAAAAAGAGAAGGAGTTGCAATCTGTCAACGATTACTGGAAAGAACATTGTATCTGTGTACTTCGCACAGGAGCGACACAGGCGGTCCCTGGAAACGGAAATGCTGATGCAGATATTCTCCTGATAGGGGAGGCTCCAGGGAAAAAAGAGGATATAGAAGGTGTTCCGTTTATTGGTTCAGCAGGAAAGTTCTTGAGTGAAATGCTTGCCTCTATCAACCTTAACCGTGAAGATATATTCATCACCAATGTCGTCAAATACCGTCCACCAGAAAATCGTGATCCATCACCAGAAGAAAAGGAAGCCTGCAGACAATGGCTCGTTGATCAGGTAAAGGTTATCAATCCAGTGCTCATCGTCACGCTCGGACGGCACGCGATGGAAAACTTTATTCTAGACAAAAAAATTTCTGAAGTGCATGGGAAAACATTCTGTATTACACTTCCAGATCTCGGGACACGGACGTTCTATTGCCTCTATCATCCAGCGGCTGCACTCTACAATGGAGGACTACGAGAAGCACTTAAAAAAGATTTCAAGAAAATCCCACGCCTCCTCAAAAAATTTCAAAAAAAAGATATATAA